A single Planctomycetia bacterium DNA region contains:
- a CDS encoding SDR family oxidoreductase: protein MTLTGKTALVTGGGTGIGLGIAQALAGEGCRVIVSGRREETLKQAAATMQGASYRTVDVGDWPSVEAMFASVHKEFGPLDILVNSAGTNTARRTLGELSLEDWDAMMKINCYGSFYCLRAAVPEMIKRKDGLIVNINSVSGIRAGLLGGIGYNASKFAVTGLGITAAQEVAEHGIRVTNVYPGEVDTPILEKRPKPVTAEHRARILKPEDVGAAVLMICKLPPRAHIPELTIKPIGQMYI, encoded by the coding sequence ATGACACTCACCGGAAAAACAGCTCTCGTCACCGGCGGCGGCACGGGCATCGGCCTCGGTATTGCGCAGGCCCTCGCCGGCGAAGGGTGCCGTGTCATCGTCTCCGGGCGTCGCGAAGAAACGCTTAAGCAGGCCGCCGCGACGATGCAGGGGGCGAGCTACCGCACGGTCGATGTCGGCGACTGGCCGAGCGTCGAAGCGATGTTCGCAAGCGTACACAAGGAGTTCGGCCCGCTCGATATTCTCGTCAACAGCGCGGGCACGAACACGGCACGGCGAACCCTCGGCGAGCTCTCGCTCGAAGATTGGGACGCCATGATGAAGATCAATTGCTACGGTTCGTTCTACTGCCTGCGCGCCGCCGTACCGGAGATGATCAAACGCAAAGACGGTCTGATCGTGAACATCAACAGCGTCTCGGGCATTCGCGCCGGCTTGCTCGGCGGCATCGGCTACAACGCCTCGAAGTTCGCCGTCACGGGACTCGGCATCACCGCGGCCCAAGAAGTGGCCGAGCACGGCATCCGGGTGACGAACGTGTATCCGGGCGAAGTCGATACGCCGATCCTGGAGAAACGCCCGAAGCCGGTCACGGCCGAACATCGGGCACGCATCCTGAAACCGGAAGACGTCGGCGCCGCAGTGCTGATGATCTGCAAACTCCCGCCACGAGCCCACATCCCGGAACTGACGATCAAGCCGATCGGGCAGATGTACATTTAG
- a CDS encoding DUF1501 domain-containing protein encodes MHPPANHGVRTLSRREVLSRAANGFGGAALAALLNDTAYGAAPAANGKSNGNSGGALPAAAKHEAKATSVIFLYMDGGPSQVDTFDPKPLLDKEHGNPIKMKTPPTQFNNVGKVLKSPWKFRNYGESGLPVSDLLPHTATCADDLCVIRSMTSNFSEHTFANYFLHSGSGMQGRPSMGAWTTYGLGTECRELPGFIVLNGGLIPPGGLDTFGSGFLPASFQGSVFKAGKMPVADVARGEASAALQQNKLRLLKQLDGASMAARGTDDALESAVANYELAYRMQAAVPDLMDLSKESQETKKLYGLESDYAPTRTFGEMCLAARRLVERGVRFIEVTCPGVGTDRWDQHGGLKDGHEKNCRAVDQPTAGLLKDLKARGLLEKTLVIWGGEFGRTPMAQGSDGRDHNPYGFSMWLAGGGIKGGTTYGRTDDWGYFAVENKVEIHDLHATMLHLLGVDHTKLTYRFGGRDFRLTDVFGKVLREVIA; translated from the coding sequence ATGCATCCGCCCGCGAATCACGGCGTCCGCACACTCTCGCGGCGCGAAGTTCTCAGCCGCGCCGCCAACGGTTTCGGCGGCGCAGCGCTCGCGGCTTTGTTGAACGATACGGCTTATGGTGCTGCGCCGGCAGCGAACGGCAAGAGCAACGGCAATAGCGGCGGCGCGCTCCCGGCCGCCGCGAAGCATGAAGCCAAGGCGACGAGCGTCATTTTTCTTTACATGGACGGCGGGCCGTCGCAGGTCGACACGTTCGATCCGAAGCCGCTGTTGGATAAAGAGCACGGCAATCCGATCAAGATGAAGACGCCGCCGACGCAGTTCAACAACGTCGGCAAGGTCTTGAAATCGCCGTGGAAGTTTCGCAACTACGGCGAGAGCGGGCTCCCGGTGAGCGACTTGCTGCCGCACACGGCGACCTGCGCCGACGACCTGTGCGTGATCCGTTCGATGACCTCGAACTTCTCCGAGCATACGTTCGCCAACTACTTCCTGCACTCCGGTTCAGGCATGCAAGGCAGACCGAGCATGGGTGCTTGGACGACTTACGGCCTCGGCACCGAATGCCGCGAATTGCCGGGCTTCATCGTGCTCAACGGCGGCCTGATTCCTCCCGGCGGGCTCGACACGTTCGGCTCGGGCTTCTTGCCGGCTTCGTTTCAAGGCTCCGTCTTCAAAGCCGGCAAGATGCCGGTCGCCGACGTCGCACGCGGCGAAGCTTCCGCGGCGCTACAGCAGAACAAGCTCCGCTTGCTCAAACAGCTCGACGGCGCTTCGATGGCGGCCCGAGGAACCGACGACGCGCTCGAATCGGCCGTCGCCAATTACGAGCTTGCATATCGAATGCAAGCCGCCGTCCCGGACTTGATGGACCTCTCGAAGGAATCGCAAGAGACGAAGAAGCTCTACGGACTCGAATCGGACTACGCGCCGACCCGGACCTTCGGCGAGATGTGCCTGGCCGCGCGCCGGCTCGTCGAGCGGGGCGTTCGATTCATCGAAGTCACCTGCCCCGGCGTCGGAACCGATCGCTGGGATCAGCACGGCGGGCTCAAAGACGGACATGAAAAGAATTGCCGCGCCGTCGATCAGCCGACCGCCGGACTGCTCAAAGATCTCAAGGCTCGCGGGCTCTTGGAAAAAACGCTCGTCATCTGGGGAGGCGAATTCGGCCGAACGCCGATGGCGCAAGGCTCCGACGGTCGCGATCACAACCCGTACGGCTTCTCGATGTGGCTCGCCGGCGGCGGCATAAAAGGGGGCACGACCTACGGCCGCACCGACGATTGGGGCTACTTCGCAGTGGAAAATAAAGTCGAGATCCACGACCTCCACGCCACGATGCTGCACCTATTAGGAGTCGATCACACGAAGCTGACATACCGCTTCGGAGGGCGCGATTTCCGTCTCACCGATGTGTTCGGGAAAGTGCTGCGCGAAGTGATCGCGTAG